Proteins encoded together in one Ipomoea triloba cultivar NCNSP0323 chromosome 4, ASM357664v1 window:
- the LOC116015848 gene encoding F-box/FBD/LRR-repeat protein At1g13570-like, producing MEFSRNSKRRAMEDNIFNLPGDVLNCILDHLPVRDAARTSILSRKWRYIWANHPNLVLEPKSMFGDLANSTSDDFIDTVNGILLQHIGPILTFEVKLSYVDMTHYPYVDRWILYLSRNGLRKLTLDNSSHGLYALPSYVFLCQELTHLRLSNCIFKRPCGATGSFHSLKKLSLNQVAFSPEVSASIFTASKLQHLSLTKCTGIGHLNLMAVYNHFSSWYLRRIMGITRAHLLLAMRVESFDPNERINLTSLFEHWSQISKITLDGHHLKCLAADSVTSALPVKVNNLRDLLLFGINFTDLDHISCILCLLHSSPRLNNLEIRVKVSAVTADKSPALQYLQEHICINEHINSLQTLRIKYFQGSSAQMLFVKLILACCPSLERITFVDSKVNPWNIPDILKKLLLFPRVSTKAHIVF from the exons ATGGAATTCTCAAGAAATAGCAAACGGAGGGCAATGGAAGATAACATTTTTAACTTGCCAGGGGATGTTTTAAACTGCATCCTAGATCACTTGCCTGTTCGAGATGCAGCAAGAACAAGTATTCTGTCTAGAAAATGGAGATACATATGGGCTAATCACCCAAATCTTGTACTTGAACCCAAAAGTATGTTTGGAGATCTGGCAAACTCTACCAGCGATGATTTTATTGACACTGTCAATGGAATTCTCTTACAGCACATCGGTCCCATTCTAACTTTTGAAGTTAAGCTTTCATATGTGGACATGACTCATTACCCATATGTCGATAGATGGATTCTTTACTTGTCACGAAATGGACTGAGGAAACTAACATTGGATAATTCCAGTCATGGCCTCTATGCACTCCCCTCTTATGTATTCTTGTGTCAAGAACTTACACATCTGCGTCTGTCTAACTGCATCTTCAAACGACCCTGTGGTGCTACCGGAAGCTTTCATAGTCTTAAGAAACTTTCTTTGAATCAAGTTGCCTTCTCCCCAGAGGTTTCTGCTTCTATTTTTACTGCCTCAAAGCTACAGCATTTGAGCTTAACTAAGTGCACTGGTATAGGTCACTTGAATTTGATGGCTGTGTACAATCACTTCTCAAGTTGGTACTTAAGGAGAATCATGGG TATCACGCGTGCGCATCTTCTTTTGGCAATGAGAGTTGAATCTTTTGACCCTAATGAGCGGATCAATTTAACAAGCCTTTTTGAGCACTGGTCTCAAATTTCAAAGATAACTCTGGATGGACACCATCTCAAG TGTTTGGCTGCAGACTCTGTTACGAGTGCACTTCCAGTTAAAGTTAACAACTTGAGGGATCTTTTATTGTTTGGAATTAACTTCACCGATCTGGATCATATCTCTTGCATTCTTTGCTTGCTTCATAGCTCTCCGAGGCTGAATAACCTTGAAATTCGGGTGAAG GTCTCAGCAGTGACTGCTGACAAAAGCCCTGCTTTACAGTATTTGCAAGAACATATCTGTATAAACGAACATATTAACAGTTTGCAGACCTTGAGGATCAAATATTTCCAGGGGTCAAGTGCTCAAATGCTTTTCGTAAAGCTCATACTTGCATGCTGCCCGTCATTAGAAAGGATTACTTTTGTGGATAGTAAAGTAAACCCATGGAACATCCcagatattttgaaaaagttgttGCTATTCCCTAGAGTGTCGACGAAAGCACACATCGTGTTCTGA